Proteins from a genomic interval of Fusarium oxysporum Fo47 chromosome I, complete sequence:
- a CDS encoding ribosomal L29 protein-domain-containing protein — translation MSSGKVKAGALWGKNKDDLTKQLAELKTELGQLRIQKVASSGSKLNRIHDIRKSIARVLTVINAKQRAQLRLFYKNKKYAPLDLRPKQTRAIRRRLSPEEKSRVLEKTKKRTVHFPQRKFAIKA, via the exons ATG TCGTCgggcaaggtcaaggctggtgCGCTCTGGggcaagaacaaggatgatTTGACAAAGCAGCTCGCTGAGCTCAAGACCGAGCTTGGTCAACTCCGCATCCAGAAGGTCGCCTCTTCTGGCTCCAAGCTGAACAGGAT CCATGACATCCGCAAGTCGATCGCCCGTGTCCTGACCGTTATCAACGCCAAGCAAAGGGCTCAGCTTCGCCTGTtctacaagaacaagaagtaCGCCCCTCTCGACCTCCGACCCAAGCAGACTCGTGCCATCCGTCGCCGACTATCACCTGAGGAGAAGTCTCGCGTCCTcgagaagaccaagaagcgCACTGTTCACTTCCCTCAGCGCAAGTTCGCCATCAAG GCTTAA
- a CDS encoding HCNGP-like protein-domain-containing protein: protein MAGLVGYASSDDEEEIQEVEPPISQNKQRVNTTDDKQQDREVKEKTNTLASEYKSLEDVPIGPVQQNAAPLGPFLPPMEGAVLDDQDPASRSASPYSSNRALLRDLTLPSAPNLNIPPSPPGSPPPGTNKKFEKFLELKKKGTHFNAKLEQSTALKNPSLMDKLMRFVEVDEHSQYSTTLATDLWNPAAFPEWAFKEKLRKSHDKVLKEKEAEKTTGTRTTVEFVPSSTSAGQDTTARSGLLRGEKRKSSWN, encoded by the exons ATGGCCGGCCTCGTCGGATATGCaagcagcgatgatgaggaagaaatACAAGAGGTCGAACCTCCTATATCTCAGAATAAG CAAAGAGTGAACACTACAGATGACAAACAGCAAGATCGAGAAGTAAAGGAGAAGACCAATACATTGG CGTCTGAGTATAAGAGTCTGGAAGATGTTCCCATCGGACCAGTTCAACAAAATGCTGCGCCCTTGGGACCTTTCCTGCCACCCATGGAAGGAGCTGTTCTAGATGATCAAGATCCAGCATCTAGATCTGCTTCACCATACTCGAGCAATCGTGCTCTTCTTCGTGACCTGACGTTACCATCAGCACCTAACCTAAACATTCCCCCATCGCCCCCAGGATCACCACCGCCCGGCACAAACAAGAAATTTGAGAAattccttgagctcaagaagaagggaacaCACTTCAATGCCAAACTGGAGCAATCAACTGCACTCAAAAATCCCAGTTTGATGGATAAACTGATGAGATTTGTCGAAGTCGATGAGCACAGTCAGTATTCAACTACATTAGCTACGGATTTGTGGAATCCTGCAGCGTTTCCAGAATGGGCGTTCAAGGAGAAGCTACGGAAGAGCCACGACAAAGTGctgaaggagaaagaagcagagaagaCCACTGGTACCAGGACGACTGTTGAATTTGTcccatcgtcaacatcggCAGGCCAGGATACAACAGCGAGAAGTGGACTCTTAAGAGGCGAGAAACGGAAAAGTAGTTGGAATTAA
- a CDS encoding uncharacterized protein (of unknown function-domain containing protein) encodes MSEKNEVTQTENGTVPRSKKRTCARHCKRFWWVYLIILCVIVVIVVPVIILVAVPKIAQSKINEAKLEIQSVRILDTESDAYLMEIDSSITTDGKIHAKVDPFEADMYLEDWPAHVAFATVKMPETNSNKHQVVNVSQQVTITDMEEFTRFNVWFHNNETVRVTVYGKTKVKPSGLSRKYGVTFKKTLELKGLNHFAGTEVNDGHIGFGSGKDGPNFNGTTTIPNASVFTLDNGNVTFTNFVGDIEVGTLTIPNLVLKPGDNVVNITASMNQSIILNAVQQEPYCKTGVLPFKLLGKSVINHGENLTYFAAALASSNQTVEIDIGAILKKDLDYEVKCQSKND; translated from the exons ATGTCGGAAAAGAACGAGGTCACCCAGACCGAGAATGGGACTGTCCCCAGGTCCAAGAAGCGAACTTGCGCGAGACACTGCAAACGCTTCTGGTGGGTTTATCTCATTATTCTCTGCGTCATTGTTGTCATCGTGGTTCCTGTGAT AATTCTTGTCGCTGTCCCGAAGATTGCACAAAGTAAGATCAACGAAGCCAAGTTGGAAATCCAATCCGTTCGAATTCTTGACACCGAGAGTGACGCCTATCTCATGGAAATCGATTCTTCTATCACAACCGATGGCAAGATCCATGCCAAGGTTGATCcttttgaggctgatatGTATCTCGAGGATTGGCCAGCACATGTGGCGTTTGCTACCGTGAAGATGCCAgagaccaacagcaacaaacaCCAGGTCGTCAATGTGAGCCAGCAGGTCACAATCACCGACATGGAGGAGTTCACTCGTTTCAACGTCTGGTTCCACAACAATGAGACGGTCCGTGTCACCGTATACGGAAAGACGAAAGTGAAGCCAAGCGGTCTATCGCGCAAGTACGGCGTCACCTTCAAGAAGACATTGGAACTCAAGGGTCTTAACCATTTCGCTGGCACTGAAGTCAACGACGGCCACATCGGCTTTGGTAGTGGTAAAGACGGACCCAACTTCAACGGCACCACCACGATTCCAAACGCTTCCGTGTTCACACTAGATAAT GGCAACGTCACCTTCACAAATTTTGTTGGAGATATTGAAGTCGGCACCCTGACGATTCCAAACTTGGTGCTCAAGCCAGGTGACAACGTCGTCAACATCACCGCCAGCATGAACCAGAGTATTATACTCAACGCCGTCCAGCAAGAGCCCTACTGCAAAACAGGCGTCCTCCCCTTCAAGTTACTGGGCAAGTCGGTCATCAACCATGGTGAAAATCTTACCTATTTCGCCGCAGCACTGGCGAGTTCAAATCAAACAGTTGAAATCGACATTGGTGCCATTTTGAAGAAGGACCTCGACTATGAGGTCAAGTGCCAGAGCAAGAATGATTAA
- a CDS encoding FMN-dependent dehydrogenase-domain-containing protein has product MAKVFDAAEVAKHNTPESCWVILYGKVYDVTEFLPSHPGGKKIILKLAGKDATDEYDPVHPPGTLEENLKPENILGEVNLETLTDSQSTGENTTTQSRDNQPPPMASLMNLDEIEEEATKRISKKAWAYYFSAADDLFSKTYNNHVYKNILLRPRVFVDCTACDLSTTLIGNRVGLPIFVAPAAMARLAHPDGEQGIAKACSRFGAMQIVSNNASMTPEQIIEGAKPGQTFGWQLYVQNQREKSEAMLKRINSMREYYKFICLTLDAPVPGKRELDEKQNFDYSEPSPASGESKPGAGGVGQQLFFGTAADLTWKTTLPWLAAHTDLPIVLKGLQTHEDAYLAAKYAPQVKAIILSNHGGRAADTAPPAIHTLLEIRKYCPEVLSKVQIWVDGGIKRGTDVVKALCLGASGVGIGRGALFGLGAGGQAGVERTLEILEAETATCMRLLGAKSISELGPKFVNARQVERDIYDGDSGLDRQGLWTKSKL; this is encoded by the exons ATGGCCAAGGTTTTCGACGCGGCTGAAG TGGCCAAACACAACACCCCGGAGAGCTGCTGGGTCATTCTCTATGGCAAAGTCTACGATGTGACTGAGTTTCTTCCATCGCACCCCGGTGGTAAGAAGATCATCCTGAAGCTGGCGGGAAAGGATGCCACCGATGAATATGATCCCGTTCACCCACCGGGAACCCTCGAGGAGAACCTCAAGCCCGAGAATATCCTCGGTGAAGTGAATCTTGAAACACTCACTGACTCCCAATCGACCGGCGAAAACACCACCACACAGTCCCGAGATAACCAACCACCACCAATGGCATCACTCATGAatcttgatgagatcgaggaagaagctaccAAGCGCATTTCGAAAAAGGCTTGGGCATACTACTTTTCAGCCGCCGACGATCTATTTTCAAAAACGTACAACAACCATGTCTATAAAAATATACTTCTTAGGCCACGCGTATTTGTTGATTGTACAGCTTGCGATCTTTCAACCACATTGATTGGCAACAGAGTCGGGCTACCAATCTTTGTCGCCCCTGCTGCTATGGCCCGTCTAGCTCATCCCGATGGAGAACAAGGCATCGCCAAGGCATGCTCTCGATTCGGTGCCATGCAGATTGTGTCGAACAACGCGTCGATGACTCCTGAGCAAATCATCGAGGGCGCAAAGCCAGGCCAGACTTTTGGTTGGCAACTCTACGTCCAGAACCAGCGAGAAAAGAGCGAGGCTATGCTCAAGCGCATCAACTCTATGCGAGAGTACTACAAATTTATCTGCCTGACCCTTGATGCGCCTGTTCCTGGTAAACGCGAGCTGGATGAGAAGCAAAACTTTGATTACTCTGAACCCAGTCCTGCCAGTGGTGAGAGCAAGCCCGGTGCTGGAGGTGTTGGTCAACAGCTGTTTTTCGGCACAGCGGCCGACTTGACTTGGAAGACAACTCTTCCCTGGCTAGCTGCTCACACAGATCTACCCATCGTTCTCAAGGGTCTGCAGACTCATGAGGATGCTTATCTCGCAGCCAAGTATGCTCCTCAAGTAAAGGCCATCATCTTATCGAACCACGGCGGTCGTGCTGCCGACACAGCCCCTCCAGCTATACACACACTTCTCGAAATCCGCAAATACTGCCCTGAGGTTCTGAGCAAGGTCCAAATATGGGTTGATGGAGGCATCAAGCGAGGAACAGATGTTGTAAAAGCATTGTGTCTAGGAGCCAGCGGAGTCGGTATTGGGCGAGGTGCTCTCTTTGGACTTGGCGCTGGTGGCCAAGCCGGCGTTGAGAGAACACTCGAGA TCCTCGAGGCAGAAACAGCAACATGTATGCGACTACTCGGAGCCAAGAGTATCTCGGAGCTCGGACCTAAATTC GTCAATGCTCGACAGGTGGAACGAGATATCTACGATGGAGATTCAGGGCTGGACCGTCAGGGCTTGTGGACAAAGTCTAAGCTGTAA